A portion of the Bacteroidota bacterium genome contains these proteins:
- a CDS encoding HD domain-containing protein, which produces MDNLKARIQETPYFDILKEIGQVAGQLGIEAYAVGGFVRDLFLRRQTTDLDFVCIGQDNGVNLAHAVSDALGGQTAHLYPNFGTAAIRVTFSDDPEAFVVLEFVGARKESYRRDSRKPIVEAGTLQEDQQRRDFTINAMGIHLDSARFGDVIDPFEGRADLETGTLRTPLDPLKTFEDDPLRMIRAARFAAQLGFEIHADTFAGMEAKAKRVSILTQERITEELQKIMRSDKPSVGFRHLFVAGILHHLFPELVALSGIEEVNGQRHKDNFYHTLEVVDNLVELTHQRPAEDTLWLRWGALLHDIAKPRTKRFSRGSGWTFHGHEDRGGRMVPKIFRKLKLPLDERMRYVQKLVKLHHRPVALVDDQVTDSAVRRLLFEAGNDIEDLMTLVRADITSKNPRRVRRYLKGFDLVDQKLVEVEEKDRLRNFQPPVDGKEIMEVLNLKPGRVVGTLKEAVREAILEGEIPNEHEAAFAYLMSIKDEILARESAA; this is translated from the coding sequence ATGGATAATCTAAAAGCACGCATACAAGAAACCCCCTACTTCGATATTCTGAAAGAAATCGGACAAGTGGCTGGACAGTTGGGCATCGAAGCTTATGCTGTAGGCGGATTTGTACGCGACCTCTTTTTGCGCCGGCAAACCACCGACCTCGATTTTGTGTGCATCGGACAGGATAATGGCGTCAACCTTGCACACGCCGTCAGCGATGCCCTGGGCGGACAGACCGCCCATCTTTACCCCAATTTTGGTACAGCAGCAATCCGAGTTACATTTTCTGATGATCCTGAAGCGTTTGTTGTCCTCGAATTTGTAGGCGCGCGCAAAGAAAGTTACCGCCGCGACTCGCGCAAACCCATTGTCGAAGCCGGCACGCTACAAGAAGATCAGCAACGCCGGGATTTTACAATCAACGCGATGGGCATTCATCTTGACAGTGCCCGCTTTGGCGATGTCATTGATCCGTTTGAGGGGCGTGCTGATCTGGAAACTGGTACACTCCGTACTCCGCTTGATCCCCTAAAGACGTTTGAAGATGATCCGTTACGGATGATTCGCGCTGCCCGGTTTGCCGCGCAGCTGGGATTTGAAATTCATGCTGATACGTTCGCCGGCATGGAAGCAAAAGCAAAACGCGTCAGCATTCTCACCCAAGAGCGGATTACCGAGGAGTTGCAGAAAATTATGCGGTCCGACAAGCCGTCCGTTGGGTTTCGGCACCTGTTTGTTGCCGGCATTCTGCACCACCTCTTCCCCGAACTGGTGGCGCTGAGCGGGATCGAGGAAGTAAACGGACAGCGGCACAAAGACAACTTCTATCACACGTTGGAAGTGGTTGATAACCTGGTCGAGCTGACACACCAGCGACCCGCTGAAGACACGCTGTGGCTTCGTTGGGGAGCTTTGCTTCACGATATTGCCAAGCCCCGTACCAAACGATTTTCTCGGGGCAGCGGTTGGACTTTTCACGGGCATGAAGATCGAGGGGGACGGATGGTGCCCAAAATCTTTCGGAAGCTGAAGCTGCCACTGGATGAGCGGATGCGCTACGTCCAGAAATTGGTAAAACTGCACCATCGCCCTGTGGCGTTGGTTGATGACCAGGTGACAGATTCGGCTGTGCGCAGGTTGCTTTTCGAAGCCGGCAACGACATCGAAGATCTGATGACATTGGTTCGGGCCGACATCACGTCCAAAAATCCACGCCGGGTCCGTCGCTACTTGAAAGGATTTGATCTTGTTGATCAAAAACTGGTTGAGGTAGAGGAAAAAGACCGCTTGCGCAATTTCCAGCCGCCCGTAGACGGCAAAGAAATTATGGAGGTACTGAATCTTAAACCGGGGCGTGTGGTGGGGACATTGAAAGAAGCGGTACGCGAAGCTATCCTTGAAGGTGAAATACCGAACGAGCACGAAGCTGCTTTTGCCTACCTGATGTCGATCAAAGACGAAATTCTGGCAAGAGAATCTGCCGCTTAA
- the ggt gene encoding gamma-glutamyltransferase, protein MSYSSLFCAFLLLLMTSTVAYAQHGGGDRVFGEAFATRSPVVAQHGIAATSQPLASQVAIDILKAGGSAVDAAIAANAALGLMEPVGCGIGGDLYAIVWDPETKQIHGLNASGRSPLGLDYDGMQARLEALGVRSIPNYGSLSVSVPGAVDGWFTLHDKFGKLPMNDVLAPAIKYAKEGFPLTQVIAYYWRGGARNYENRTDEIEELDNFRKTFLIDGKAPAEGEIFKNPDLARTYELLAAEGRDGFYKGKVADVIDAYMKRIGGPLRKADFEAHHSDWVTPVSVNYRGYDVHELPPNGQGIAALQMLNILEGYDLAAMGHNSAEYLHVQAEAKKLVFEDRAKFYADMDFYDVPLEWLLSDAYADERRALIKMDKSMKQIDAGDHKLQEGDTIYLTVADGNGMMVSLIQSNFRGLGSGLVPDGLGFNLQDRGALFTMEKGHANVYEAGKRPFHTIIPAFMTKDGEPVMSFGVMGGDMQPQGHVQIVNNIIDFDMNVQEAGDAARYRHAGSSQPTGSVMTDGGVLNLESGIGTEVRQALEALGHNVQLGRGGYGGYQAIWWDAKNKVYHGATEMRKDGMVAGY, encoded by the coding sequence ATGTCTTACAGCTCGTTGTTTTGCGCGTTTCTGCTTTTACTCATGACCTCCACTGTCGCGTATGCCCAGCATGGCGGTGGTGACCGCGTCTTTGGTGAGGCCTTTGCCACGCGGAGCCCTGTAGTGGCCCAGCACGGCATTGCTGCCACAAGCCAACCCCTGGCTTCACAGGTGGCAATCGATATTTTGAAGGCCGGCGGCAGCGCGGTAGACGCAGCCATCGCAGCAAATGCAGCGCTCGGTTTGATGGAGCCGGTGGGGTGTGGGATCGGTGGCGATCTCTATGCCATCGTCTGGGATCCTGAAACGAAACAAATACACGGCTTAAACGCTAGCGGCCGGTCGCCTTTGGGCTTGGATTATGATGGCATGCAAGCCCGACTAGAAGCACTTGGTGTGCGTAGCATTCCAAACTATGGCTCACTCTCTGTGTCTGTACCCGGTGCGGTTGATGGCTGGTTTACGTTGCACGACAAGTTTGGGAAGTTACCGATGAACGATGTGCTTGCGCCAGCCATCAAGTATGCAAAAGAGGGTTTCCCCTTGACCCAGGTGATTGCTTACTACTGGCGGGGTGGTGCCCGGAACTATGAGAACCGGACGGATGAAATTGAAGAGCTGGATAACTTCAGAAAAACGTTTTTGATTGATGGCAAAGCGCCTGCTGAAGGCGAGATTTTCAAAAATCCTGACCTCGCCCGTACGTACGAACTGCTGGCTGCTGAGGGACGTGATGGGTTTTACAAAGGTAAAGTTGCCGATGTCATCGACGCCTACATGAAGCGCATCGGTGGTCCGTTACGCAAGGCTGACTTTGAAGCCCACCACAGCGACTGGGTAACCCCGGTTTCTGTCAACTACAGAGGCTACGACGTGCACGAACTGCCCCCCAACGGACAGGGTATCGCTGCGCTTCAGATGCTAAATATTCTCGAAGGCTACGACCTTGCTGCAATGGGACACAACAGTGCCGAGTATCTGCACGTGCAGGCAGAAGCCAAAAAGCTCGTCTTTGAGGATCGCGCCAAGTTCTATGCCGACATGGACTTCTACGATGTGCCGCTGGAGTGGCTGCTGTCGGATGCGTATGCCGACGAACGCCGCGCGCTCATCAAAATGGACAAATCCATGAAGCAAATTGATGCCGGCGATCACAAGCTGCAGGAAGGCGATACCATTTACCTCACCGTTGCTGATGGCAATGGCATGATGGTGTCTCTGATCCAGAGTAACTTCCGTGGTCTTGGCTCAGGTCTGGTGCCTGATGGGCTCGGGTTTAACCTGCAGGATCGCGGTGCATTGTTTACGATGGAAAAGGGACACGCCAATGTCTACGAAGCCGGCAAGCGGCCTTTCCACACCATCATTCCCGCATTCATGACAAAAGACGGAGAGCCGGTAATGAGCTTCGGGGTAATGGGGGGGGATATGCAGCCGCAGGGGCACGTGCAGATCGTGAACAATATCATAGACTTTGACATGAACGTGCAGGAGGCCGGCGATGCCGCGCGTTACCGCCACGCAGGTAGCAGTCAGCCTACAGGTTCGGTAATGACAGATGGCGGCGTGCTTAATCTCGAAAGTGGCATTGGCACAGAAGTGCGACAGGCGCTTGAAGCCCTTGGCCACAATGTGCAACTAGGCCGTGGTGGCTATGGTGGTTATCAGGCCATTTGGTGGGACGCCAAAAACAAAGTCTACCACGGCGCAACAGAAATGCGCAAAGACGGTATGGTCGCAGGCTACTAG
- a CDS encoding D-aminoacylase: MKNLFLSCLLFIGSLALVACTGSDGSIEVAPAPPDTNYTVILSGGTLYDGLGNPPIVTDIGIVNEEIVAFGDLSTFEAPLRIDVTGLAVVPGFIDVHSHASGSNYNGSGLRRQPSAENYIRQGVTTAIVGQDGTSPYPIDKFLQTVAQNPRTINLGTTVGHGTIRAIVMGNRDRKPTDAELAKMKEMVVKSMKAGALGVSSGLEYTPGAYAKTDELIDVVNAGAAYGGIYTSHMRDEGGQLLESIAETIRIGEEGGLAPHITHHKVIGKDRWGNSIASLALVDEARDRGVDVMSDVYPYTASSTSINILFPAWSKEGNRQARLNRLRDPEKRLFIRNDIVKHIETERGSDPSTIVVANCTWNRQLNGKSLADILTERNKPVTLVGAAEVAMELEEKGGCMGVFHSMSEEDVQRIMQHPMTMIASDGGVPRMNVGTPHPRNYGTFARVLARYVRELEVLSFEEAVRKMTSLPASRLGLEGRGSLRVGGIADLAVLDPATIQDHATFQEPHQYASGVQHVFVAGEGVMLNGEMTGEKPGKVLKRNAIVNN; the protein is encoded by the coding sequence ATGAAAAATCTCTTTTTGTCCTGCCTTTTATTTATCGGCTCGCTTGCCCTTGTAGCGTGCACGGGTTCTGATGGCAGCATCGAAGTAGCGCCGGCACCTCCGGATACCAACTACACTGTCATTCTATCCGGGGGCACGCTCTACGACGGACTCGGCAATCCACCTATCGTCACGGACATCGGTATTGTAAACGAAGAGATTGTAGCGTTCGGCGATCTTTCGACCTTTGAGGCCCCGCTGCGTATTGATGTGACCGGACTCGCAGTGGTGCCTGGCTTTATCGACGTCCACAGCCATGCATCGGGGAGTAACTACAACGGCAGCGGCCTCCGCCGGCAACCCAGTGCCGAAAATTACATCCGCCAGGGAGTCACCACAGCAATTGTCGGGCAAGACGGCACTTCACCCTATCCCATCGACAAATTCCTGCAAACGGTAGCACAAAACCCGCGCACCATTAATCTGGGCACCACCGTTGGACACGGGACTATTCGGGCCATTGTTATGGGCAATCGCGACCGCAAGCCTACGGATGCGGAGTTGGCGAAGATGAAAGAGATGGTGGTCAAGTCGATGAAAGCCGGCGCACTGGGTGTCTCATCCGGGCTAGAATATACCCCCGGCGCCTACGCAAAAACTGATGAATTAATCGATGTGGTAAACGCCGGCGCGGCATACGGCGGCATCTACACCAGCCATATGCGCGATGAAGGCGGACAGTTGCTTGAAAGCATCGCAGAAACTATTCGCATTGGGGAAGAAGGCGGTCTTGCACCGCACATTACGCACCATAAAGTGATCGGCAAAGACCGCTGGGGCAACAGCATCGCATCGCTGGCGCTTGTAGATGAAGCGCGCGATCGGGGGGTAGATGTGATGAGTGATGTTTATCCATATACAGCCTCAAGTACAAGTATCAATATTCTTTTCCCGGCCTGGAGCAAAGAAGGCAACCGTCAGGCGCGACTGAACCGACTGCGCGACCCGGAAAAACGATTATTTATCCGCAATGATATCGTCAAGCACATCGAAACAGAACGCGGTAGCGATCCCTCAACCATTGTTGTCGCGAATTGCACATGGAATCGCCAACTCAACGGCAAAAGCCTCGCTGACATTCTAACAGAGCGCAACAAACCCGTCACCCTCGTCGGTGCAGCTGAAGTTGCCATGGAGCTTGAGGAGAAAGGCGGATGTATGGGCGTCTTTCACTCGATGTCAGAAGAAGATGTACAACGCATCATGCAGCACCCGATGACCATGATTGCATCGGATGGCGGTGTGCCGCGCATGAATGTTGGCACCCCGCATCCGCGTAACTACGGTACCTTTGCCCGTGTGCTTGCTCGCTATGTGCGGGAGTTAGAGGTATTGTCTTTTGAGGAGGCAGTACGCAAAATGACGAGCCTGCCGGCGAGCCGGCTCGGGCTCGAAGGGCGAGGGTCCCTGCGCGTGGGAGGCATTGCAGATCTGGCAGTGCTGGATCCGGCTACCATCCAGGACCACGCGACCTTTCAGGAGCCGCATCAATATGCCTCAGGTGTGCAGCACGTGTTTGTGGCCGGCGAAGGGGTTATGCTTAATGGGGAGATGACGGGCGAAAAGCCGGGGAAGGTGCTGAAGCGAAATGCGATTGTTAACAATTAA
- a CDS encoding DUF2442 domain-containing protein, whose protein sequence is MRIPIEVRALQDYRIWLRFEDGVAGEVDLSGFAGKGVFSLWNDYQTFEKVYIGEANQIAWSDEIDMCPDSLYMKLTGKTVEEIYPNLKESPINA, encoded by the coding sequence ATGCGTATACCGATTGAAGTTCGAGCACTCCAAGACTATAGAATCTGGCTCCGCTTTGAAGATGGCGTTGCGGGTGAAGTGGATTTAAGCGGATTTGCTGGCAAGGGCGTTTTCTCGCTTTGGAATGATTACCAGACGTTTGAGAAAGTCTATATCGGAGAAGCAAACCAGATTGCCTGGAGTGATGAGATTGACATGTGCCCAGACTCGTTGTACATGAAATTGACGGGCAAAACGGTTGAAGAAATTTATCCGAATCTAAAAGAGTCGCCGATCAATGCCTGA
- a CDS encoding aspartate kinase, which translates to MKVAKFGGSSLASAVQVAKVCNIIAQDPERRIIVVSAPGKRNPDDTKVTDLLIQLATASQQNEVVAGILQQIVGRYAEIAAAFNVSATFVQTIQRDLEQRLGAEYPSDGHFMDAMKAAGEDNNARLIAEILQQNGVDAHYLNPRDGGMILSDEAGQARVLPKSYERLYTLRARPDITIFPGFFGYAEAGHVVTFPRGGSDITGAILAAAVEADIYENFTDVDSVLAANPAFVDNPAPINSLTYREMRELSYAGFSVFHDEALQPVVHRGIPVHVRNTNNPDSAGTAIVKARKINPARPVAGIAAMDGFCSIFISKYLMNREVGFGRRVLQVFEEEGISYEHTPSGIDNMSVVIRESQFPVSIEKRVLAKLQKAVGADDVAIQRGIALVMVVGEGMTHAIGLTGRAGSALGGGGVNIEMINQGSSEVSMMFGVRATDMRTAVRALYAEFFPKG; encoded by the coding sequence ATGAAGGTAGCTAAGTTTGGAGGTAGTTCCCTCGCGTCAGCTGTGCAGGTTGCCAAAGTGTGCAACATCATTGCGCAGGACCCTGAAAGGCGCATCATTGTGGTTTCTGCTCCGGGCAAACGTAATCCGGATGATACAAAGGTCACCGATCTACTCATACAACTTGCTACGGCTTCACAACAAAATGAGGTGGTTGCAGGCATCTTGCAGCAAATTGTAGGGCGCTACGCAGAAATTGCTGCTGCATTCAATGTTTCTGCTACGTTTGTTCAGACCATCCAGCGGGATCTTGAGCAGCGCTTGGGGGCAGAATATCCGTCGGATGGGCATTTTATGGATGCCATGAAGGCTGCCGGCGAAGACAACAATGCGCGACTCATAGCCGAAATTCTTCAACAGAACGGCGTGGATGCGCACTATTTGAATCCACGGGATGGTGGGATGATATTATCTGATGAAGCCGGTCAGGCGCGTGTTTTGCCGAAGTCTTATGAACGGCTATACACATTGCGCGCCCGCCCGGATATTACCATCTTCCCTGGTTTTTTTGGCTATGCGGAAGCTGGCCATGTGGTCACCTTTCCCCGTGGCGGTTCAGACATTACTGGCGCTATTCTGGCTGCGGCTGTTGAGGCCGACATCTACGAGAATTTTACGGATGTAGATTCCGTGCTGGCTGCAAATCCGGCTTTTGTCGATAATCCGGCGCCCATCAACAGCCTTACCTACAGGGAAATGCGTGAGTTGTCTTATGCCGGCTTTTCTGTATTTCACGATGAAGCCTTGCAGCCTGTGGTACACCGCGGTATCCCGGTACATGTGCGCAATACCAACAACCCTGATAGCGCAGGTACTGCGATTGTTAAAGCACGGAAGATCAATCCGGCGCGCCCGGTTGCAGGCATTGCTGCAATGGATGGCTTCTGTAGTATTTTTATCTCAAAGTACCTGATGAACCGCGAAGTTGGTTTTGGTCGGCGTGTGCTCCAGGTTTTTGAGGAAGAAGGTATTTCATACGAGCATACGCCTTCTGGGATTGACAATATGTCTGTCGTTATTCGAGAGTCCCAATTCCCGGTATCAATAGAAAAACGGGTGCTGGCCAAGCTTCAGAAGGCGGTTGGTGCTGATGATGTAGCTATTCAGCGCGGGATTGCATTGGTGATGGTTGTAGGGGAAGGCATGACCCACGCTATTGGCCTGACCGGCCGCGCCGGCTCTGCCTTGGGGGGCGGTGGGGTGAACATCGAAATGATAAACCAGGGCTCCAGCGAAGTCAGCATGATGTTCGGCGTCAGGGCGACGGATATGCGGACTGCTGTGCGGGCGTTGTATGCTGAGTTCTTTCCGAAGGGATAG
- a CDS encoding PKD domain-containing protein — protein MKRFQPSVQTCLACCLFLLTSLYPTSSISAQSTPEIFSGERRLIVANGYSTTRHWPDILQRKLNRYNGSAIMEVVNTYESGTPISKWIDLDAGERDSKWKKTLQPVLQGETQSPVILLAQQSLQWVFSDDRFEGIESENDAARIAQGADAIEMYANFAKEDGADLVFMAMHIYKWDFEPAIENEKYGLEAALNRGIADFYAGPDVWTPTRDNFPIAFTQDQHHPNEIGDEIIAHFWFARLLQFDGKTVPAWSREEMDNAIAGGGGDPGGNTPPTASFTTSATAGPAPLTVTFDASASADTDGIIVAHDWDFADGTNDAGEVVSHTFTADGVYPVVLSVVDDQGAATTAETTITVSSGGATYGDASGDGTVSALDASDILQHATGVDLLDGMGAINADVSGNGSISPLDASLILQYVVGLITCFPADANCGG, from the coding sequence ATGAAACGATTTCAGCCCTCTGTTCAGACTTGTCTGGCCTGCTGTCTCTTTCTGCTCACCAGTCTCTACCCAACTTCATCAATTTCTGCACAATCAACGCCTGAAATTTTTTCGGGAGAACGCCGGCTGATAGTGGCAAACGGGTATTCCACAACCCGGCACTGGCCCGATATTTTGCAACGTAAGCTCAACCGCTACAACGGTAGCGCGATCATGGAAGTGGTGAATACCTACGAAAGTGGTACCCCCATTTCAAAATGGATCGACCTCGATGCTGGTGAACGCGACAGCAAATGGAAAAAGACACTGCAACCTGTCCTTCAAGGCGAAACACAATCACCCGTCATTTTGCTTGCCCAGCAATCGCTGCAATGGGTATTCAGCGACGACCGGTTTGAAGGCATCGAAAGTGAAAACGACGCGGCCCGTATCGCTCAAGGGGCTGATGCCATCGAGATGTATGCTAATTTTGCCAAAGAAGATGGGGCTGACCTTGTCTTTATGGCCATGCATATTTACAAGTGGGATTTTGAACCCGCCATTGAAAACGAGAAATACGGCCTCGAAGCAGCCCTAAACAGAGGAATTGCTGATTTTTATGCCGGCCCTGACGTCTGGACGCCTACCCGCGACAATTTCCCCATTGCCTTTACACAAGATCAACACCATCCGAATGAAATCGGGGATGAAATCATCGCCCACTTCTGGTTTGCTCGACTCCTTCAATTTGATGGCAAAACAGTCCCTGCATGGAGTCGGGAAGAAATGGACAACGCCATTGCCGGCGGCGGCGGTGATCCGGGCGGCAACACGCCTCCAACGGCAAGTTTCACAACTTCAGCCACGGCAGGCCCTGCACCACTCACCGTCACCTTTGACGCATCAGCTTCTGCAGACACAGACGGTATTATCGTGGCGCACGACTGGGATTTTGCAGATGGTACCAATGACGCCGGCGAAGTTGTCAGCCATACGTTCACGGCAGACGGTGTTTACCCGGTTGTGTTATCGGTTGTAGATGACCAGGGTGCAGCCACTACGGCTGAAACAACCATTACCGTATCGAGCGGCGGCGCCACTTACGGAGATGCCTCCGGAGATGGGACAGTCTCTGCACTCGACGCTTCGGACATCCTCCAGCATGCAACCGGTGTTGATTTGCTTGATGGGATGGGTGCCATCAATGCCGACGTCTCAGGAAACGGATCCATCAGTCCACTCGATGCATCGCTCATCTTGCAATACGTGGTTGGATTGATCACTTGTTTTCCGGCAGATGCCAACTGTGGCGGCTAA
- a CDS encoding DUF2339 domain-containing protein, translated as MVYLIMLAGLIVGVMLFEAEGIIPGLLLGYLFFRSNEDRRKLRDLETKLEAFDTPMKSPVPEVSSSAGSAPASVIAHDTVKDNVVIEEKAPVAASPEPIATASKPELDIDREKEAPVETPAFSNPVPGQDVLSDVLQVVQHFFTSGNLFVKLGIAVLFVGLSFLIKAVVEGGFLPIEFRLLGAALTGTGLIALGRRLTKKRRNYGLTLQGGGIAILYLTIFASYKLYALLDAPLAFALMVVVTIAGTALALWQNTQSLAVISILGGFAAPFVISTGSGDHVTLFFYYSIINAGILCMAWQKPWRAVRLTGFFSTLIAGIAWGATSYKPELFASTQPFAIVFFLNYLGIALLYALRHGLKPTKLIDGPLVFGLPVVAFSIQAALTGHFEYGMAWSSFALGATYLLVAAFIYQLKNENLKTLLQAFIGIGIAGLSMTIPFALGATWTATGWALEGAALIWLGIKQQRFLVRTGGLALIVLAVGSFFYGLENTTFEAFEAFQPMFNPSYLGFLTLSVASLFAGYQIYKNKEVLYKYEAVLGTLLLGAGLAWWMAGGYEEIRRNFDFKERQNLQILFTAGSTLGFVMLGKLKDWRPLSNATLLSIPLFFWFLMVNFIMYAHPFESWGSIIWILGIGSVYAALYFSDKTSGKLSRTLGHATALWLVMLLVGAEAIWLMDEWTSSATSWAAISVLLSPLLIITLVSHQSVRNHWPIGKHASIYLKVALIPVIMGTWMALMGIGFYESGNTPPLPFIPVLNPLDVAFIIACLATLYWYRCTIQRIPDFLSTNAKAVGKWALIVAAFLWMNTTIGRTVHHWGDVAYTEQLMDSSAFQSALSICWTLLALTSMTYAARQGKRIPWLVSAALLAVVVVKLFVVDLSNLTTIHRVISFIGVGTLLLIIGYVAPVPPKAKAYESQESVV; from the coding sequence ATGGTTTACCTTATCATGCTTGCCGGCCTCATCGTAGGCGTTATGCTTTTTGAAGCGGAAGGCATTATTCCTGGACTCCTGCTTGGCTATCTGTTTTTTCGTTCAAATGAAGACCGCAGGAAGCTTAGAGATCTCGAAACGAAACTCGAAGCTTTTGATACGCCCATGAAGAGTCCCGTCCCAGAGGTATCTTCCAGTGCCGGCAGCGCGCCGGCGTCGGTTATTGCGCATGACACCGTCAAGGACAATGTAGTCATCGAAGAAAAAGCTCCTGTTGCTGCATCACCAGAACCCATCGCGACGGCCTCCAAACCAGAACTAGACATTGATCGAGAGAAGGAAGCACCAGTTGAGACACCAGCATTCAGCAATCCGGTGCCAGGGCAGGATGTGCTTTCAGATGTCCTGCAAGTTGTGCAGCATTTTTTCACCAGTGGCAACCTGTTTGTTAAGTTGGGAATCGCAGTACTGTTTGTCGGCCTCTCCTTCCTGATCAAAGCCGTTGTTGAAGGAGGATTTCTACCGATCGAGTTTCGGCTCCTGGGGGCGGCCCTTACGGGTACCGGGCTCATCGCATTGGGCCGGCGGCTTACCAAAAAGCGCAGAAACTACGGACTTACCCTGCAAGGCGGCGGCATAGCCATTCTATACCTCACCATCTTTGCCAGCTACAAGCTCTACGCGTTACTCGATGCGCCGCTCGCTTTTGCGCTGATGGTTGTTGTAACCATCGCTGGCACAGCACTGGCCCTGTGGCAAAACACCCAATCGCTTGCCGTGATAAGCATCTTAGGGGGCTTTGCTGCGCCGTTTGTTATATCAACTGGTAGTGGCGATCACGTCACCTTGTTTTTCTATTACTCGATTATCAACGCTGGCATCCTGTGCATGGCCTGGCAAAAACCATGGCGCGCCGTGCGGCTGACTGGCTTTTTCTCAACCTTGATCGCCGGCATCGCGTGGGGGGCAACATCTTATAAACCAGAGCTTTTCGCCTCCACGCAACCCTTCGCCATTGTCTTTTTCCTGAATTACCTGGGCATCGCGCTCCTGTATGCGCTTCGCCATGGCCTCAAACCAACAAAACTGATCGATGGCCCGCTTGTCTTTGGACTCCCCGTTGTTGCTTTTTCCATTCAGGCAGCGTTAACAGGTCATTTTGAGTACGGCATGGCGTGGAGCTCTTTTGCGCTCGGCGCGACGTACCTCCTCGTTGCCGCATTCATTTATCAGTTAAAAAATGAAAACCTGAAAACGCTGCTCCAGGCCTTCATCGGTATTGGGATCGCCGGGCTATCAATGACGATTCCTTTTGCCCTTGGCGCAACGTGGACCGCTACAGGCTGGGCACTTGAAGGGGCTGCCCTGATCTGGCTGGGTATAAAACAGCAGCGCTTCCTCGTACGCACCGGCGGCCTGGCCCTCATCGTACTCGCGGTAGGCTCGTTTTTCTACGGACTCGAAAACACGACGTTCGAGGCTTTTGAAGCCTTTCAGCCGATGTTCAATCCGTCATATTTGGGTTTCTTGACACTGAGTGTGGCTTCGCTCTTTGCCGGCTATCAGATATATAAAAACAAGGAAGTACTCTACAAATACGAAGCGGTGCTGGGTACCCTGCTACTCGGCGCCGGCCTGGCCTGGTGGATGGCCGGCGGTTATGAGGAAATCCGTCGCAACTTCGACTTTAAGGAACGCCAGAACCTTCAAATCCTCTTTACAGCCGGCAGCACGCTGGGCTTTGTCATGCTTGGCAAACTGAAAGACTGGCGCCCGTTATCTAACGCGACCTTACTGTCCATCCCACTATTTTTCTGGTTCTTGATGGTCAACTTCATCATGTACGCCCACCCGTTTGAGTCGTGGGGATCGATCATCTGGATACTTGGCATTGGTAGTGTTTATGCAGCACTTTATTTCTCAGACAAAACATCGGGGAAACTCAGTCGAACACTTGGGCACGCTACAGCGCTGTGGCTCGTCATGCTCCTCGTTGGCGCAGAAGCCATTTGGTTGATGGATGAATGGACAAGCAGTGCCACATCGTGGGCAGCCATTAGCGTACTGCTCTCGCCGCTGTTGATTATTACGCTTGTGAGCCACCAGTCTGTGCGCAATCATTGGCCCATCGGTAAACATGCCAGCATATACCTGAAAGTGGCGCTTATTCCAGTTATCATGGGTACCTGGATGGCGTTGATGGGCATCGGCTTTTATGAGTCAGGCAATACACCGCCGCTGCCTTTCATCCCCGTGTTAAATCCACTCGATGTCGCCTTCATCATCGCGTGCCTTGCCACGCTGTACTGGTACCGCTGTACAATCCAACGCATTCCTGACTTCCTGAGCACAAACGCAAAGGCCGTTGGAAAGTGGGCACTGATTGTCGCTGCCTTTTTGTGGATGAATACAACCATCGGCCGGACCGTTCATCACTGGGGCGATGTGGCATATACCGAACAACTGATGGATTCTTCAGCATTCCAAAGCGCCCTTTCGATTTGCTGGACCCTGCTGGCGCTCACCTCCATGACCTATGCAGCCAGACAAGGTAAACGTATCCCCTGGCTTGTATCAGCTGCGTTGCTTGCTGTTGTGGTTGTGAAACTCTTTGTGGTCGATCTGTCCAATCTGACCACGATACACCGCGTCATCTCGTTTATCGGCGTAGGCACCCTGCTACTGATCATTGGCTACGTAGCCCCTGTCCCCCCAAAAGCTAAAGCGTATGAAAGCCAGGAATCTGTTGTCTAG